From the Solanum stenotomum isolate F172 chromosome 4, ASM1918654v1, whole genome shotgun sequence genome, one window contains:
- the LOC125862124 gene encoding uncharacterized protein LOC125862124 — translation MVGRSPSLLSRNGSFRPENLGQNALAMIGNLCFTIFVVGVLIFTIMAATYEPEDPLFHPSTKITSFLTSKSDATFKADDTVMKTGEDFIGANQKAFSTFINLTDVDVSLSATDSGTESDPDCHGKTDEPIDCTDPDVFHLLMRVAIEKFKDIHFYRFGKSVRGSNDSSCHMAWRFRPKDGKTAAFYKDYREFVVSRSENCTLSVVSIGEYHTGGNARKRKRKSKDRISGKSDEGFEKVAKTGGQNVALPEVGEAVNDSLPVVESESSFKRGKYLVYHGSGDRCKSMNHYLWSFMCALGEAQYLNRTLIMDLSICLSKIYTSSGVDEEGKDFRFYFDFEHLKNSASVLDQEQFWADWEKWHQKDGLSLHLVEDFRVTPMKLSGLKDTLIVRKFGNVEPDNYWYRVCEGETESVVQRPWHLVWKSRRLMDIVSAIASRLNWDYDSVHVVRGEKARNREMWPHLAEDTSPDALLSSLQDKIDDGRNLYIATNEQETSFFNPLKDKYSTHFLSDYKDLWDEGSEWYLDTAKLHNGSPVEFDGYMRVSVDTEVFLRGKKQIETFNDLTKDCKDGINTCTSSS, via the coding sequence ATGGTGGGTCGATCGCCAAGTTTGCTGTCCCGGAATGGAAGTTTTAGGCCAGAAAATCTGGGGCAAAATGCATTGGCAATGATAGGGAATCTCTGTTTCACTATATTTGTTGTTGGAGTTTTGATTTTTACTATAATGGCTGCAACTTATGAGCCTGAAGATCCTTTATTCCATCCTTCGACGAAAATCACTAGTTTCCTTACATCTAAATCTGATGCCACGTTTAAAGCTGATGACACTGTTATGAAGACTGGTGAGGACTTTATTGGTGCAAATCAGAAAGCATTTTCTACATTTATAAACCTAACAGATGTCGACGTTTCGCTGTCAGCTACAGACAGTGGCACTGAGAGTGATCCTGATTGTCATGGGAAAACTGATGAACCAATTGATTGTACTGATCCAGATGTATTTCATTTGTTGATGAGAGTGGCTATTGAGAAGTTCAAGGATATACATTTTTACAGATTTGGGAAGTCAGTCCGTGGATCGAATGATAGTTCGTGCCACATGGCTTGGCGGTTTAGGCCTAAGGATGGAAAGACTGCTGCATTTTACAAGGATTACCGCGAGTTCGTGGTTTCTAGGTCGGAGAACTGTACACTTAGTGTGGTGAGCATTGGAGAGTATCATACTGGTGGAAATGCTCGGAAAAGGAAGAGAAAGAGCAAGGACAGAATTTCAGGTAAGTCAGACGAGGGGTTTGAGAAAGTTGCGAAGACAGGGGGACAAAATGTTGCTCTGCctgaggttggtgaagctgtGAATGACTCACTTCCTGTGGTGGAATCAGAGAGTTCTTTCAAGCGCGGTAAGTATTTGGTATATCATGGAAGTGGAGATAGGTGCAAGAGCATGAACCATTATCTCTGGAGCTTTATGTGTGCGTTAGGCGAGGCACAATACTTGAACAGGACATTGATAATGGACTTAAGTATTTGTTTATCCAAGATATACACTTCATCTGGCGTAGACGAGGAAGGAAAGGATTTCAGGTTTTACTTCGACTTTGAGCATTTAAAGAATTCAGCATCAGTTCTTGATCAGGAACAGTTTTGGGCTGATTGGGAAAAATGGCACCAAAAAGATGGACTATCTCTCCATCTTGTCGAAGACTTTAGAGTTACACCAATGAAGCTATCTGGACTGAAGGATACTTTAATCGTGAGGAAATTTGGTAACGTGGAGCCAGATAATTACTGGTACAGAGTATGTGAGGGTGAGACAGAATCTGTTGTTCAACGGCCATGGCATTTGGTATGGAAGTCAAGACGTTTGATGGACATTGTCTCAGCTATTGCCTCTAGGTTGAACTGGGATTATGACTCAGTTCATGTTGTGAGAGGCGAGAAGGCAAGGAACCGTGAAATGTGGCCACATCTTGCTGAAGATACTTCTCCAGATGCTCTTCTATCTAGTTTGCAAGACAAGATAGATGATGGAAGGAACCTATATATCGCGACAAATGAACAAGAGACATCTTTTTTCAATCCTTTAAAGGATAAGTACTCTACACATTTCCTCAGTGACTATAAGGATCTTTGGGATGAAGGCAGTGAATGGTATTTAGACACTGCAAAACTTCACAACGGAAGTCCTGTCGAATTTGATGGTTACATGAGAGTTTCAGTTGACACTGAAGTTTTCTTGAGAGGTAAAAAGCAAATCGAGACATTTAACGATCTCACTAAAGACTGCAAGGATGGTATCAATACCTGCACTTCTTCCAGCTAA